The genome window CGACCTCGACGACCTCGGAGGGGTGGTCGATGTGCTTCCAGGAGAGCTCGGAGACGTGGACGAGACCGTCGACGCCGCCGAGGTCCACGAACGCACCGAAGTTGACGATCGAGGAGACGACGCCGGAGCGGACCTGGCCCTTCTGCAGGGTCGTGAGGAAGGTCTGGCGGACCTCGCTCTGGGTCTGCTCCAGCCAGGCGCGGCGGGACAGGACCACGTTGTTGCGGTTCTTGTCCAGCTCGATGATCTTGGCCTCGAGCTCCTTGCCCACGTAGGGCTGGAGGTCGCGGACACGGCGCATCTCGACGAGGGAGGCCGGCAGGAAGCCACGGAGGCCGATGTCGAGGATGAGTCCACCCTTGACGACCTCGATGACGGTACCGGTGACGATGCCGTCCTCTTCCTTGATCTTCTCGATGGTGCCCCAGGCGCGCTCGTACTGGGCGCGCTTCTTCGAGAGGATCAGGCGGCCTTCCTTGTCCTCCTTCTGGAGAACAAGGGCTTCGATCTCGTCGCCGACCTTGACGACCTCGTTCGGGTCGACGTCGTGCTTGATCGAGAGCTCGCGGCTCGGGATGACACCTTCGGTCTTGTAACCGATGTCGAGCAGGACCTCGTCCCGGTCGACCTTCACGATGACGCCGTCGACGATGTCGCCGTCGTTGAAGTACTTGATCGTCTCGTCGATCGCGGCGAGGAAGGCTTCCTCGTTACCGATGTCGTTGACCGCAACCTGCGGGGTGGTGGCGGTGGTCTCGGTGCTGCTCGTCATGTGGGAAAGGGCTCCGGTACGGACATTGAAGTCGTAGGTACTGCTACGCCGGGAGCCCGTGTCGCTCTGAAGAAGGCCGGACAGCCAAGGAAGCGCCACACCAGGCAAAAAGCCGGTGACGCCTCGAAAACCGAGGGGACATACGACAGATGCGAGCGCAGCCTGCTACGTCTGAGGTGCGCAGGCCCGCAGCGCAACTTGTAGCATACGGGGGCAGCCAGGCAGGGTCAATGCGCGAAGGCGCACACCCGGGGCGGAACGCCGCATACCCGGCACAAAACCTGTCCCTTGAGGCCACGCGGGCCTGGGAGACCCCATTCGTGACACCACCGGAGCGGGTCGCGCCACGCAGGTTACGGAAGAGTACGACGAGGGAGCCGATCATCCAAGAGCCCGATGTCCACGAAGCCGACGCGGTCCACGGGGCCGGCGACACGTCCGAGGCGGACGACGCGGAGGCCACCCGGCGCGACGCCGGGGTGACGGAGAGTTCCCGGGCCAACCGGGGCTGGTGGGACCGCAACGCCGACGAGTACCAGATCGAGCACGGCACGTTCCTCGGCGACGACCGGTTCGTCTGGGGTCCGGAAGGGCTCGACGAGGTGGAGGCGGAGCTGCTGGGGCCGCCCGAGGAGTTGAAGGGCAGCGACGTCCTGGAGATCGGCGCCGGTGCCGCGCAGTGCGCGCGCTGGCTGGCCGCCCAGGGTGCCCGCCCGGTCGCCCTGGACCTCTCCCACCGCCAGCTGCAGCACGCCCTGCGCATCGGCGGATCGTTCCCCCTGGTGTGCGCCGACGCCGGTGATCTGCCGTTCGCGGACGCCTCCTTCGACCTGGCGTGCTCGGCGTACGGGGCGCTGCCCTTCGTCGCCGACCCCGTGCGGGTGCTGCGGGAGGTCCGCCGAGTGCTGCGCCCCGGTGGCCGTTTCGTCTTCTCGGCGACCCATCCGATCCGCTGGGCCTTCCCCGACGAGCCCGGCCCCGAGGGCCTCACCGTCTCCGGCTCCTACTTCGACCGCACGCCGTACGTCGAGCAGGACGACAAGGGGAACGCGGTCTACGTCGAGCACCACCGCACGATCGGCGACCGCGTCCGGGACGTCGTGGCGGCGGGCTTCCGGCTGGTCGACCTGGTGGAGCCGGAGTGGCCCTCCTGGAACACCTCCGAGTGGGGCGGCTGGTCCCCGCTGCGCGGCAACCTGATCCCCGGGACGGCGATCTTCGTGTGCGAGCGGGACTGAGGGGAGCACGCGACACACTGGGGGCGTGATCCGTTACGACGCCCTGGACGCGCTGCCCGTGCGCGGCGCCCTGCCCGCTCTGGACACCGCTCTGGAGGGGCACGGCACCGCCGTCCTCGTGGCGCCGCCCGGCACGGGCAAGACGACGCTGGTGCCGCTCGCCCTGGCGGGGCTGCTGGACGGCGGCCCCGTACGGCGGGTGGTCGTCGCCGAACCACGGCGGATCGCGGCGCGGGCGGCGGCACGGCGGATGGCGTGGCTGCTGGGCGAGAAGGTCGGCGAGAGCGTCGGCTACACCGTGCGCGGCGAACGGGTCGTCGGTCCACGCGCGCGCGTGGAGGTCGTCACGACCGGTGTCCTGCTGCAACGGTTGCAGCGGGACCAGGAGTTGCCGGGCGTCGACGTCGTCGTGCTCGACGAGTGCCATGAACGGCATCTGGACGCGGACACGGTCGCGGCGTTCCTCCTGGACGTACGCGCGGCGCTGCGGCCCGAACTGCGGCTGGTGGCGGCGTCGGCGACGACGGACGCGCAGGGCTGGGCCCGGCTGCTGGGCGGGGCGCCGGTGGTCGCGGCGCAGGGGGTGTCGTACCCCGTCGAGATCGTGTGGGCGCCGCCGGCCCGTCCGGTACGGCCGCCGCACGGGATGCGGGTGGACCCGGCGGCGTTGACGCATGTGGCGTCGGTGGTGCGGCGGGCGCTGGCCGAACGGGAGGGTGACGTCCTGTGCTTCCTGCCGGGGGTCGGCGAGATCGCGCGGGTGGCCGGGCAGCTGGGGGATCTCGGTGACGTGGAGGTGCTCCAGGTGCACGGGCGGGCGCCGGCGGCCGTGCAGGACGCGGTGCTGGCGGGCGGGGAGCGCCGTCGGGTGGTCCTGGCGACCTCGGTGGCCGAGTCCTCGCTGACGGTGCCCGGGGTGCGGGTGGTCGTGGACTCCGGGCTCGCGCGGGAGCCACGGGTCGACCACGCGCGCGGGCTGAGCGCGCTGACGACGGTACGGGCCTCGCAGGCGGCCGGGCGGCAACGGGCCGGGCGGGCGGGGCGCGAGGCTCCCGGCGCGGTCTACCGCTGCTGGGCGGAGGCCGAGGACGCCCGTCTGCCGCGCTTCCCCTCCCCGGAGATCAAGGTGGCCGACCTGACGGCGTTCGCCTTGCAGGCGGCGTGCTGGGGCGATCCGGAGGGGACCGGGCTCGCTCTGCTGGACCCGCCGCCGGGCGGGGCGATGGCGGCGGCGCGGAGCGTCCTCGCGGCGATCGGCGCGGTCTCCGCCACGGGGCGGGCCACGGAACGCGGCACCCGGATGTCCCGCCTGGGCCTGCACCCCCGGCTGGCCCGCGCCCTCCTCGACGCGACGCCCCTGGTCGGAGCGGAGCGCGCGGCGGAGGTGGTCGCGCTGCTGAGCGAGGAGCCGCCACGGGAGTACGGCGACGATCTGGCCGCCGCGCTGCGCCGTGCCCGGCGCGGTGGTGACGCCTACGCGGCCCGCTGGCGCACGGAGACACGGCGTCTGCGGGCCGCATCACCGCCCGCGCCTCCGGCGCGGTCCCTTTCCCACCCGCAATCCACCCATGACTCCCCACCGGGCGAACCGTGCGGTGATGCTCCGCAGGGTGGCGGGGAGGATCGGCGGGTCGGGGTGGTGGTGGCGCTCGCGTTTCCCGAGCGGGTCGCAAAGCGGGACGGGGGGTCGTATCTCATGGTCTCCGGGACTCGGGCCGAGGTGCCGGAGGGGTCCGCGTTGCGCGGGGTGCCCTGGATCGCCGTGGCTGTCGCCGACCGGGCGGTGGGCGCCGGGCACGCGCGCGTGCGGCTCGGGGTCGTCGTGGACGAGGGGGTCGCGAGGGAGGCCGCCGGGAATCTGTACGGCCGGGTGGAGGAGGTCGCGTGGCGGGACGGGGACGTCGTCGCCCGGCGGGTGGAGCGGCTGGGGGCCGTGGAGTTGGCGGTGCGGCCGTTGCGGGAGGCGGCACCCGGCCTCGTACGGGAGGCGTTGCTGGAAGGGCTGCGGACCGAGGGGCTCGGCCTGTTGCGGTGGTCCGAGGACGCGGCCCGGCTGCGGGAGCGGCTCGCGTTCCTGCGGGAGCGGCTCGGCGAGCCGTGGCCCGAGGTGTCCGACGGTGCCCTGCACGCGCGCGTGGACGACTGGTTGGAGCCGGAGTTGGGCCGGGCCCGGCGGCGGGCGGACCTCGGGCGGATCGACGCCGGGGAGGGGCTGCGGCGGCTGCTGCCGTGGGCCACGGGCGACGCCGTACGGCTGGACGAGCTGGCGCCCGAGCGGATCGAGGTGCCGAGCGGGTCCCGGATCCGGGTCGACTACGCGCGGCCCGAGCAGCCGGTGCTGGCGGTGAAGCTGCAGGAGATGTTCGGGCTGCGGGAGTCGCCCGTGCTGGCCGGGGTGCCGGTGCTGGTGCATCTGCTGTCGCCCGCCGGGCGGCCCGCCGCCGTCACCGCCGACCTCGCCTCGTTCTGGAGGGACGGGTACAAGGCCGTACGGGCGGAGCTGCGCGGGCGCTATCCCAAGCATCCGTGGCCCGAGGACCCGGCGACGGCCGAGGCGACCCGGCACACGAACGCGCGGCTCAGGCGTTGACCGGCTCGGGGACCGACCTGCTCGGGCGTCGATCCGCTCAGGCGTTGACCGGCTCGGTCTCCGTGGGCCTGCTGGACTCCGGTTCGCCGGGGCGGCGGCCCCGGGCCTCGACGTAGAGGGAGAGCGCGAGGAGCAGGATGCCGAGGCCGAGGAAGCCCCAGGGCAGGTAGGAGGTCATGAGGAGGACCAGGAGGCGCTGGGACTCGACCAGGTCGACGGTGTGCTCGATGTAGTCCTCGCGCATCTTCACGTGCCCGGCGAAGGCGGTCACCTTCTCGCGGTCGCCCAGGAGTGTGCCGCCGCGGAGCTCCTCCTTGTGGATCTCCTCGCCGTAGACGGGGGCGCCGGTGACGGGTTCCACCCAGAACTTGCGGACCGTGGTGTACCAGCGGGTCGTGCCGGTCTGCGCGACCGTCTCCCGGGTGATGCCCTCGACGGGCATCACGCGCGGGAAGGGCACCTCGGTCCAGGGGATGGTCTGCTCGAAGTAGTAGACCTCGACGCCGCGGAAGTCCTGGGTGCCCTTGTAGTGGATGGGGGCGGTGATCCGGGCCTGGGCGTCGAAGTACTCGTAGTCCCTCTTCTCCGTGAGGAAGGGCCACTTGAACTCCAGGCCCTCCCGCTTCACGGGGTCGCCGTCGACCGTCTCGCCCTTGGCGTGCACGGGTTCCTGGGTGTGGGCGTCGAAGATGTACCGCTCTGGGATGCGGGAGACCGTCTCGCCGTCCGGGCCCTGGACGTACGACAGGCCGTCCCAGACGACGACGTCCCGGTCGGTGGTCTTCTCGATCTCCTCGGAGGCCTCCACATCGCCCTTGAGGGTCTGCACGATGGTGACCTTCGGAACCGTACGGGCGGTCATGGTGGCGTAGTCGAGGAGGGTGGCGTCCTTCGCCTCCAGGACCATGTCCTGGTACTGGTTCGCCGGGATCTTGGCCAGGTTCGGGAAGACGTACCAGCGCAGCAGTGGGGACAGCGCGGTGAAGAACACGGCGAGCGCGAGCAGGATCAGACCGGCCCTACGGCGCATCTCGGCCTCCTTCCCTGGCGGCTACGGATGTGCGGGGATCGTCGTGAGCAACGGCTTCGGGGACGTCTCACCCGTCGGTGAGCCCACGGCCGTGAGGGTGAACGCCAGGGCGAGGGCGAGGACGAGACCGGTCGCGACGGCGATCAGGGCGCGCATACGGACCTCCCGACTACGGGTCTCACGACGGGAACTGATACTTCGTCAGGTCCGGCACCGTAGCAACGCGGGGGCGAGATGAGAACACGTTGCGCAGACAACAACGGCGCCCCTCCTGGAAGAAAGGGCGCCGCCGTGTCCGTACGGCCGAGCGTGCGGACACGGCCTAGGACGCGTCGGTGCTCGGGGTCTCCGCATCGGCGGGCGTGGCCGGGTCCGTGGGCTCCGTCGGCTCGGCGGGTTCCTCCACCGTCAGTTCCAGGGTGAGGGTCGCGCCGCCCTCGGTCTCCACGCGGAGCAGGAACGTGCCGACGGCGTCGTCCGCGGAGAGCTTCGGGAGGGTGAGGAGGCCGTCCGCGTCGGTCTCCAGTGCCAGGGTGCGTACGGGCTTTTCGTCCGCGTCCTTGAAGTAGGGGCCCTTGTCGTTCTCGGTGACGTCGAGGAGCGACTTGACGAGGGTCGCCTTGACCGCGACGTTGTCCGCGATCGCGCCCCGGTAGGTGGCCTTGAGGCCGATCTGCTCCGCGAACTCCCCGTTCGGGACGCAGGTCAGCGCGGTGGTCGTGGTGCGGGCGAGGGCGTCGGCCCGGCGGGCGGTGACGGTGACCTTGTGGTCGAGAGCGGCCACGGTACGGCCGACGACGGTGGCGCGGACCGTGACCGTGCCGGTCTTCTCCCCGGCCACGAGCGCCGGGGCGGTGGCCTTGCCCGCGCTGTCGGTCTGGACGGTCGCGACCTTCTCGCCACCGGTGAAGGTGGTGTCCGAGTCGCCGACGACGGTGAAACGGACCCGGACCTTCGCCACGGCCTTGCCCGCCTTGGTCTCGGTGCGGGTGACGAGCCTGCCGGTGAAGGTGTCGCCGGCCATGGCCGTGAGGTTCGCCGCGCCCGCGTTCTCCAGGTGGTCCACCGTGTCGGTGGGGGTGCCCGGAGTGCCGGGCGTCGAGGGCGGGTTGGTGGTCGGCGGGGGCGGCGTGGTGGTGCCGCCGCCGGGCTCCTCGGTCTCCGGCTTCTCCGGCTTCGGCGGGGTGGGGCTGGGGCTGGGGCTCGCCGAGGAGTCGCCGTTGTCGTTCCCGCCGCTGCCGGAGCTGTCGGTGTTGCCGGAGCTCGGGGTCTCGGGCAGGGAGCCGGTGCCGTCCGGGATCTCGTGGGTGCCCTTGCGGTAGTACTCCAGCCACGTCATGACGGTGTTGTAGTACTCCGTCGAGTTGTTGTAGCTGAGGATCGCGCTGCGCAGGTTGGCGTCGTTCGACAGGTCCCAGTCGAAGCGGCACAGATAGTGGCCGGCGGCGAGGGCGGCGTCGTAGATGTTGTTGGGGTCCTTGACGCCGTCGTCGTTGCCGTCGCGGCCCGCCCACTCCCAGGTGGAGGGGATGAACTGCATCGGGCCGACCGCCCGGTCGTGCGTGGTGTCGTCGTCGTACACGCCGTTGTCGGTATCGCTGATGTTCGCGAAGCCGTTGCCGTTGAGCTGCGGGCCGAGGATGCCGGTCGTCGTGCCCTCGGCGTCGACCTGGCCGCCGCGCGCCTGGCCGGACTCCACCTTGCCGATGGCGGCGAGGAGCTGCCAGGGCAGATTGCAGCCGGGCTTGGAGTCGCGCAGCGACGACTCCGCCTTCTTGTAGGCGTCGAGGACGGTCGCGGGTATGCCGCGCTCGGAGCCGCCGGTGGTGCCCGAGGTGCCGCCCGTGCCCGTCGTCGGGGTGGGGCTGTCGAGGGGCGGAAGGTCCGTGAAGTACTGGGAGTTGCCCGAGGCGGTCTCGTCCGCCTGGGTGCTCATCTCCGGCGAGGGCGCGCCCGCGCTCTGTCTGCCCGCGCTGTCGGTGGTCACTCCCGGGGCCTGGGAGGCGGCCAGCGCCGCCACCGTGGCCGCGGCCAGGGCGGTCGTGGCCGCCCCCTTGCGGAGCCTCAAACCGAACTGCGCCGCCATTGAGTGAACCCCTCCCGGTGGCCGAACGCCTCGGCGTTCTTCCCGTGTGTCCGTCTACTGATGCCTCGGGCATTCTCCGGTTTCGCCGGACCGGCTTCCCTGCCCAGGTACACCGACTCCGGAGTTGCGGTCTTGGTTGCCCTGTTCCGGCATTCCCTTTTCCAGAACTCCGGTGGCCACCGCACCAACCGGCACGACGGCCCAGGCGACCCTACGACAACTTCCGTCGCCCGGACACCCGTTCGTGCCCGGTATTCACCTATTGGCCATATCGGTTTCCTGTCACGCGGGCACGCTTCGGAGGGGCGGGCCCGAGTCGCGCATACTGGCGACCGGTCATCGCCGGACCGACCCGTCCGGTCAAAGTCCGTCACAGGGGGACGACTTGCCCTTCACGCTCAGCCACGCGGCCGCCGTACTGCCCGCCCTGCGGGGGAACGGGACCGCACGCGGACCTCTGGTGGCGTCGGTCCTCGTCGCCGGTTCGTTCGCGCCCGACATGACCTACTACGTGGCGAGCGTCCTGCCCGAGGCCATGGAGTTCGGCGATGTCACGCACTCCTTCGCCGGGGTCTTCACCGTCGACGTCCTCGTCACCTGGGCGCTGGTCGGGCTGTGGCTGCTGCTCCGTGAGCCGCTGGTCGCGCTGCTGCCGAGGGGGCGGCAGGGCAGGGTGGCCGCGCTGGTGCGCTGCGGGAGCGGGGCGCGGCGGTTCAGCCCCTCGCTGGTCCTGTGGTGGTACGTGTCCGCCGCCCTCGGATCGCTGACCCATGTGGTGTGGGACGCGTTCACGCATCTCGACCGGTGGGGGATGCGGCTCTTCCCCGTCCTCGGCGAGGAGATCGCGGGCTCGCCGCTCTACTGGTACCTCCAGTACGGCGGCTCCGCGGTCGCGGCGGTCGCGATCGCCGCCTTCCTCCGGCTGGCCCTGCGCCGGCAGCCGGTGGCCGAGCCCGTGGGCGTGCCCGTGCTGTCCTCGGCCGACCGGTGGGTGGCGGGCGCGGTCATCGGGGGCTGCGCGCTGGTCGCGGCCGTGCAGCGGGTGGCCCGCTGGTGGGCGCACTGGGGTGCGGTCGCCAAGCCGTACGAGGTGATCCCGACCGTGTGCTTCGGGGCGGGCGCCGGGCTGGTGGTCGGCGTGGTCCTGTACGGCGTCGGTGTCAGGGCGCGGCGTCCGGCTCCGGCCGCTCCGGTGCCCGGCGTCGACGCGGAGGCGGACAGCTCGGTCCGCCGCTGAGGGCCGGGCGCCGGGCGGGTACTCCGCTGGGGATGCGGGGTCTGGCGGCGCGGGGGGCGTACGGGGGGACGTGTCCGAGGAGGGCCGCCAGGGGGTGGGTCAGCGGCCAGGGGTAGAGGCTGTGCGGCCGTCGGACGCGTGGGCCGGTCCAGGGGGCCCTGGCGAGGCGGGTTCGCATCCCTGACAGGCGGGTGGCAGCTGTCGCTGTACGGCGGCGGAGCGTGCGTATGCCCATGCGGGCATCCTTGCGGTTGCGCTCCGCTGGGGGCGCGGTGGTGGGGGCCGGTCGGGTGACACCGGGCGCGGGGTGCGGGTGCGGGTGCGGGTGGTTTTGGGTGCGGGTGGTTTTGGGTGCGTGGTCAGGTGCGGGTGCGTGTCTTGGTCGGGTGCGGGGTCGGGTGCGGGGTCGGGTGCGGGTGGGTGGGGGCTGGTCGCGCAGTTCCCCGCGCCCCTGAAAAGCCGGGGCTGCGCCCCGTGCTTTTCAGGGGCGCGGCCCCGTCGCCTTTCACGGGCCCGCAAACGCGTGTCGCCCCTCACGCCCCGCAGACCCGTCGCTCTTCAGTTCGGCGGCGCCCAGTCTCTTGAGGGGCGCGGGGAACTGCGCGAGAAGCACCACCGGGCCCGCGCCCGACAACGCAGCCCGCCCGCACCCGTCGCCCCCCGTCGCCCCCCGTCGCCCCTTGGTCGTCAGTGCGCCGCCGACTCCCAATCGGGGCCGTACCCCACCGAGACGTCCAGCGGGGCCCGCAGATGAACCGCGTTGGCCATCTCGTGGCGGAGGATCCGCTCCGTGCGGTCGCGCTCTCCGGGGGCGATCTCCAGGACGATTTCGTCGTGGACCTGGAGGAGCATCCGGGAGGCGAGGCCCGCCTCGTCCATGGCACGGCCGACGTTCAGCATGGCGATCTTGACGATGTCCGCGGCGGTGCCCTGGATGGGCGCGTTGAGAGCCATCCGCTCGGCGGCCTCGCGACGCTGGCGGTTGTCGCTGTTGAGGTCGGGCAGATAGCGGCGGCGGCCGAAGAGCGTCGCCGTGAAGCCCGTCGCCCTCGCCTCGTCGACGGCCCGGCGCAGATAGTCCCGTACGCCGCCGAACCGCTCGAAGTACGCGTCCATCAGGGCCCGCGCCTCACCCGCGTCGATGTTCAGCTGCTGGGAGAGGCCGAACGCGGAAAGGCCGTAGGCCAGGCCGTACGACATCGCCTTGATCTTGCGGCGCATCTCCGCGTCCACGGCGGACTGCTCGACGCCGAACACCTGCGCGGCGGCCGTGGTGTGCAGGTCCTCGCCGGAGGTGAACGCCTCGATCAGGCCCTCGTCCTCGGAGAGGTGGGCCATCACACGCAGTTCGATCTGGCTGTAGTCGGCCGTCATCAGGGACTCGAAGCCCTCGCCGACGACGAAGCCCCGGCGGATGGCCCGGCCCTCGTCGGTGCGCACCGGGACGTTCTGGAGGTTGGGGTCCGTGGACGACAGCCGGCCCGTGGCGGCGACCGTCTGGCTGAAGGTGGTGTGGACGCGGCCGTCCGCGGCGATCGTCTTGATCAGGCCCTCGACGGTGACCCGGAGCTTCGCCTGCTCACGGTGGCGGAGCATGATCACCGGCAGCTCGTTCTCCGTCTGGCCGGCCAGCCAGGCGAGAGCG of Streptomyces phaeolivaceus contains these proteins:
- a CDS encoding class I SAM-dependent methyltransferase, producing the protein MTPPERVAPRRLRKSTTREPIIQEPDVHEADAVHGAGDTSEADDAEATRRDAGVTESSRANRGWWDRNADEYQIEHGTFLGDDRFVWGPEGLDEVEAELLGPPEELKGSDVLEIGAGAAQCARWLAAQGARPVALDLSHRQLQHALRIGGSFPLVCADAGDLPFADASFDLACSAYGALPFVADPVRVLREVRRVLRPGGRFVFSATHPIRWAFPDEPGPEGLTVSGSYFDRTPYVEQDDKGNAVYVEHHRTIGDRVRDVVAAGFRLVDLVEPEWPSWNTSEWGGWSPLRGNLIPGTAIFVCERD
- a CDS encoding DUF4184 family protein yields the protein MPFTLSHAAAVLPALRGNGTARGPLVASVLVAGSFAPDMTYYVASVLPEAMEFGDVTHSFAGVFTVDVLVTWALVGLWLLLREPLVALLPRGRQGRVAALVRCGSGARRFSPSLVLWWYVSAALGSLTHVVWDAFTHLDRWGMRLFPVLGEEIAGSPLYWYLQYGGSAVAAVAIAAFLRLALRRQPVAEPVGVPVLSSADRWVAGAVIGGCALVAAVQRVARWWAHWGAVAKPYEVIPTVCFGAGAGLVVGVVLYGVGVRARRPAPAAPVPGVDAEADSSVRR
- the hrpB gene encoding ATP-dependent helicase HrpB, which encodes MIRYDALDALPVRGALPALDTALEGHGTAVLVAPPGTGKTTLVPLALAGLLDGGPVRRVVVAEPRRIAARAAARRMAWLLGEKVGESVGYTVRGERVVGPRARVEVVTTGVLLQRLQRDQELPGVDVVVLDECHERHLDADTVAAFLLDVRAALRPELRLVAASATTDAQGWARLLGGAPVVAAQGVSYPVEIVWAPPARPVRPPHGMRVDPAALTHVASVVRRALAEREGDVLCFLPGVGEIARVAGQLGDLGDVEVLQVHGRAPAAVQDAVLAGGERRRVVLATSVAESSLTVPGVRVVVDSGLAREPRVDHARGLSALTTVRASQAAGRQRAGRAGREAPGAVYRCWAEAEDARLPRFPSPEIKVADLTAFALQAACWGDPEGTGLALLDPPPGGAMAAARSVLAAIGAVSATGRATERGTRMSRLGLHPRLARALLDATPLVGAERAAEVVALLSEEPPREYGDDLAAALRRARRGGDAYAARWRTETRRLRAASPPAPPARSLSHPQSTHDSPPGEPCGDAPQGGGEDRRVGVVVALAFPERVAKRDGGSYLMVSGTRAEVPEGSALRGVPWIAVAVADRAVGAGHARVRLGVVVDEGVAREAAGNLYGRVEEVAWRDGDVVARRVERLGAVELAVRPLREAAPGLVREALLEGLRTEGLGLLRWSEDAARLRERLAFLRERLGEPWPEVSDGALHARVDDWLEPELGRARRRADLGRIDAGEGLRRLLPWATGDAVRLDELAPERIEVPSGSRIRVDYARPEQPVLAVKLQEMFGLRESPVLAGVPVLVHLLSPAGRPAAVTADLASFWRDGYKAVRAELRGRYPKHPWPEDPATAEATRHTNARLRR
- a CDS encoding DUF3068 domain-containing protein — encoded protein: MRRRAGLILLALAVFFTALSPLLRWYVFPNLAKIPANQYQDMVLEAKDATLLDYATMTARTVPKVTIVQTLKGDVEASEEIEKTTDRDVVVWDGLSYVQGPDGETVSRIPERYIFDAHTQEPVHAKGETVDGDPVKREGLEFKWPFLTEKRDYEYFDAQARITAPIHYKGTQDFRGVEVYYFEQTIPWTEVPFPRVMPVEGITRETVAQTGTTRWYTTVRKFWVEPVTGAPVYGEEIHKEELRGGTLLGDREKVTAFAGHVKMREDYIEHTVDLVESQRLLVLLMTSYLPWGFLGLGILLLALSLYVEARGRRPGEPESSRPTETEPVNA
- a CDS encoding SPW_0924 family protein produces the protein MRALIAVATGLVLALALAFTLTAVGSPTGETSPKPLLTTIPAHP
- the rpsA gene encoding 30S ribosomal protein S1, coding for MTSSTETTATTPQVAVNDIGNEEAFLAAIDETIKYFNDGDIVDGVIVKVDRDEVLLDIGYKTEGVIPSRELSIKHDVDPNEVVKVGDEIEALVLQKEDKEGRLILSKKRAQYERAWGTIEKIKEEDGIVTGTVIEVVKGGLILDIGLRGFLPASLVEMRRVRDLQPYVGKELEAKIIELDKNRNNVVLSRRAWLEQTQSEVRQTFLTTLQKGQVRSGVVSSIVNFGAFVDLGGVDGLVHVSELSWKHIDHPSEVVEVGQEVTVEVLDVDMDRERVSLSLKATQEDPWQQFARTHQIGQVVPGKVTKLVPFGAFVRVDEGIEGLVHISELAERHVEIPEQVVQVNDEIFVKVIDIDLERRRISLSLKQANESFGADPASVEFDPTLYGMAASYDDQGNYIYPEGFDPETNDWLEGYETQREAWEGQYAEAQQRFEQHQAQVIKSREADAAAAAEGGDAAGAAPAAGGGSYSSEGADTSGALASDEALAALREKLAGGQS
- a CDS encoding lytic transglycosylase domain-containing protein — translated: MAAQFGLRLRKGAATTALAAATVAALAASQAPGVTTDSAGRQSAGAPSPEMSTQADETASGNSQYFTDLPPLDSPTPTTGTGGTSGTTGGSERGIPATVLDAYKKAESSLRDSKPGCNLPWQLLAAIGKVESGQARGGQVDAEGTTTGILGPQLNGNGFANISDTDNGVYDDDTTHDRAVGPMQFIPSTWEWAGRDGNDDGVKDPNNIYDAALAAGHYLCRFDWDLSNDANLRSAILSYNNSTEYYNTVMTWLEYYRKGTHEIPDGTGSLPETPSSGNTDSSGSGGNDNGDSSASPSPSPTPPKPEKPETEEPGGGTTTPPPPTTNPPSTPGTPGTPTDTVDHLENAGAANLTAMAGDTFTGRLVTRTETKAGKAVAKVRVRFTVVGDSDTTFTGGEKVATVQTDSAGKATAPALVAGEKTGTVTVRATVVGRTVAALDHKVTVTARRADALARTTTTALTCVPNGEFAEQIGLKATYRGAIADNVAVKATLVKSLLDVTENDKGPYFKDADEKPVRTLALETDADGLLTLPKLSADDAVGTFLLRVETEGGATLTLELTVEEPAEPTEPTDPATPADAETPSTDAS